Genomic DNA from Dethiosulfovibrio faecalis:
CCACCGCTCAGGCGCTAGGCGTTCCGTTGGCCGTGTGTAGATTTAGGAACAGGGCAAGCGATGGTCCTGCCGTATGCGTCCATTTCGCCACACAGACCGGAGATGTCCGTGCTATGTACATGGGAACCAAACAGATAGGCCAGGGCAGCAGGGTACTGGTCATAGACGATTTCATGCGAGGTGGAAGCACCGCTTCCGGGATGTGTCAGGTAGTCCGGGAGTTCAAGGCCGAACTCGTCGGGATAGGTGTCTTTCTCGCAGCTCTGGAACCTCGAAAGAAGGCCGTAGAGAGATATTCCGCCTTGCTTCGTCTGGATATGTCCGGCGAGGGGGCTAGGGTGTCCATCTCGGGGTGATTTTGTTGTATACACTAAGATTGACGCCGACGAAGCTATGGTATAGAATGCCCCACTATGAGGGGGGTGCCCTTGTATGCGTGTCAGTATCGACAGCGATAAATGCATTGGCTGTGGAGTGTGTGTCCAAATTTGTCCGGAGGCCTTCACCCTTGACGAATCAAGAGGTATCGCGAGGGTTCTTCGCCCTGAAGGGGCGGATTGTGTGGAGGAGGCTAGGGATAGTTGTCCCGTATCGTGCATAACGGTGGAGGAATAAAATAAAACCTCGAATCGGCGATTTTGCCTCTTGAACAAGACGATAGTACCGGTTATAATAAGCGCCGTTCCGGGCCCATAGCTCAACTGGTCAGAGCCACCGGCTCATAACCGGAAGGTTCCAGGTTCGAGTCCTGGTGGGCCCACCAAGAGCCAAGCCGTTCCTTCGGGAGCGGCTTTTTTTTTAGGAAAAATACGACTGAGGGGGAAATGATGAATATAGACGCTTTGAGCCGTGTGATGGAGGAAGTTGCTTCTTTGGCCTGGGCGGAGGATTGGGACAACTGTGGAGTTCTGTTGAGATCCCGATCGGGGAACGTAGGCCATATCGCCGTTGCCCTCGACCCTACGGCGGAGATCGTTCGATCTGCCTCCAGTGCTGGGTGCGACTGTCTCGTAACCCATCATCCTCTTATCTTCTCTCCTCTCCGGCGTCTTGATCCTTCTATACCTTCTAATGAGGCGGTTTTCGAGTTGATAGAGAGGGATATGTCGATTCTCTGCTGCCATACCAGTTGGGATAATTCCCCGGTAGGGACGAACGTCTCTCTGGCGAACTCGATAGGGCTAGGTTCGGTTGAGCCGATGCTGTTCGAGGACAGAGGATGGGGGGTAGGGGCCGTAGGAAGGCTGGAGCCCCGTCCCTTCAGGACCCTTGCTTTGTCGGCAAAGGATCGATGGCGACTTTCTTTCGCCCGACTTCACGGAGATCCTGAGAGGATGGTCTCTAAGGTCGCTTTGTGCGGCGGATCGGGAGGTTCTCTGTGGAGAGATGCTCTGGCTGCCGGAGCCGAATTGTATATAACGGCAGACGTGAAGTATCACGATGTACAGGATGCCGTAGCTTCCGGACTGTCGGTCCTGGAGGTGGATCACGGCGAGATGGAATGGGCTTCCATGGGGGATTTGGCCGCTCACGTAGGTAGGTTGTCCGGATTGGATACCCTCCTGCTGGAGAGACCGTCCTGCTCGGGAGAGCTCGTTTAACCTGACTGGGGTAGGAAAGGAGCTTCTTCTAGATATGAAACTTAGAACTTTCAGCGGAATGAGACCCACCGGTAAGCTGCATCTGGGGCATATGGCAGGGGCTTTGTCGAATTGGATAAAGCTTCAGGAGGATCCGGGGTACGATTGTTTCTATGGCATAGTCGACTGGCACGCCATGATGTCCGATTACGCCAACAGCTCGATCATAAAGGAAAACTGCCGGGAGGTCCTCCTGGACTGGCTCGCTGTGGGCCTTGATCCGGAGAAATCGACCATATTCGTCCAATCCCACGTTCCGGAGCATACGGAACTTTCCCTGGCTTTGGGGATGGTTACTCCTCTTGGCTGGCTTCAGAGAAATCCGACATACAAGGAACAGATTCTAAACATACAGAACAAGGACCTCAGCACCTTCGGCTTTCTGGGATACCCCGTGCTGATGGCAGCCGATATACTTCTGTATAGGTCTTCCGTCGTGCCCGTGGGAGAGGATCAGTCGGCTCATTTGGAGATCACCAGGGAGATCGCTCGTCGGTTCAACAACTTCTACGGCGAGGTCTTTCCCGAGCCGGATATCCTTCTTACCCCTACACCTAAAGTGCCAGGCACGGATGGTAGAAAAATGAGCAAATCCTACGGTAACAGTATCAACATAGCCGATACTGAAAAGGAGATGTGGGATAAGCTCAGGACCATGATGACCGATCCCGCCAGAGAGAGAAAGACCGATCCAGGGGATCCAGGCAAGTGTCCGGTATGGGATATCCATAAGGTATTCAATCACGACGAGGACGAAAAGGCGGGTCTAGCCTCCGGTTGCAGGGCCGGTTCCATCGGCTGCGTCCAGTGTAAAAAAGCCTTGAAGGAGCACGTTGTGTCCATTATGACTCCGATCTGGGAGAGACGGGCATATTACGAGTCTCGTCAGGAAACGTTGGACGATATACTGTGGAACGGAGCCGACAAGGCTAGAGTCGTCGCCAGGGAGACTATGGACGCCGTATTGAAAGGCATCGGCTTCGTCCCTCGTAGATAGATCTGCGGTCCATCCTTGTCTGAATCGGTGGTGATGCTATGATCCGTATAGATATCGAAGGTTTTTCCGGGCCTCTGGATCTGCTCTGTCATATGATGGAGAGCCGTGAGATCGAGGCCTCTTCGGTCAGCGTCGCCGAGGTCGTCAGGATTTACGGCGCCTATCACGCCCAGAAAGGCGAGGTCCCGATAGAGGCGGTGGCCCATTTTCTGGTCCAGGCTGCTCGACTCATATTGGACAAGGCTCTGGCTTTGATGCCTCAGAAGGTTACCGATGAGGCCGACGAGGTCTGGGATCAGGAGTTCGTAGAGGACTCTCCGGATATCGAGGATATGCTTCTGCGTTATCGTCCCTACAGAAAGGCCGCTGGTCTCTTGGCGGAGCTCTTGGCCGAAACGGGACTTCGTTCCTTCCGGAGTCCCTTGCCTCTTCCTCCATCCTACGATATAGGGGATCTCTACTCCCTGTCCTCCATCTGGTGGTGTCTGATGAAATCCAGAGAGATGGTCTTCTATGATCCCGAAGATGCATGGGAGGACGATCATCTGGCGGGGATGCCCGCCCCTATCCCCGAGGAGAGCCAGGTGGAGAACAGGATGGACCTGGTGATGGACGAACTCGGCAACGGCAGGATTTACCTTTCCGCTTTTCTGAGAGGTAGACCCGGAGCTTCCGAGTTGGTAGTTACGATTCTGGCCCTCTTGGAGCTTTCCAGAGGGAATAGAATAAGTCTTAGGCAGGAGGAGCAATTTGGTGACGTCCTCGTTCTTTCAAGAAGATAAAGGGCTTTCTGTTCTCAAGCGCATTGAGGCGGTCCTTTTCGTCGCCTCCGAGGGGGCTACCGTGACTGATCTCGCCGAAGCGGTGGGAATAGACGAAAAGACTGTTCTGTCCGGGCTGGAGGCCCTCTCTGAAAAATACAGGGAAGGGTCCCACGGCATAGAGCTGGCCTTTTTGGGCGGGGCATGGCATCTTTGCACCGTCTTGGACGTCGCCGACGCCGTCGACTGTTTCAGGGAGGCAAACGAGAGGGAGCGTATCAGACTGAGCAAAGCGGCCCTGGAGACTCTAGCCGTTGTGGCTTATAATCAACCTGTAACCCGATCGGAAATAGAGGATATAAGAGGGGTGAGATGCGAGAGGGTGATAGAGACTCTGTTGAGCCACGGTTTGGTGCGTATCTCGGGGAGAAAGAAGAGCACCGGTTCTCCCCTGCTCTACAGGACCACCGATTCATTTCTCAAGGTCTTCGGTTTGGGAGCTATCTCCGATTTACCTACGGTCTCCGAGATAGAGGAGCTGCGTTCCCGACGGGAGGACGATGACGGTGAGACTC
This window encodes:
- a CDS encoding ferredoxin, translating into MRVSIDSDKCIGCGVCVQICPEAFTLDESRGIARVLRPEGADCVEEARDSCPVSCITVEE
- a CDS encoding Nif3-like dinuclear metal center hexameric protein, which encodes MNIDALSRVMEEVASLAWAEDWDNCGVLLRSRSGNVGHIAVALDPTAEIVRSASSAGCDCLVTHHPLIFSPLRRLDPSIPSNEAVFELIERDMSILCCHTSWDNSPVGTNVSLANSIGLGSVEPMLFEDRGWGVGAVGRLEPRPFRTLALSAKDRWRLSFARLHGDPERMVSKVALCGGSGGSLWRDALAAGAELYITADVKYHDVQDAVASGLSVLEVDHGEMEWASMGDLAAHVGRLSGLDTLLLERPSCSGELV
- the trpS gene encoding tryptophan--tRNA ligase, translating into MKLRTFSGMRPTGKLHLGHMAGALSNWIKLQEDPGYDCFYGIVDWHAMMSDYANSSIIKENCREVLLDWLAVGLDPEKSTIFVQSHVPEHTELSLALGMVTPLGWLQRNPTYKEQILNIQNKDLSTFGFLGYPVLMAADILLYRSSVVPVGEDQSAHLEITREIARRFNNFYGEVFPEPDILLTPTPKVPGTDGRKMSKSYGNSINIADTEKEMWDKLRTMMTDPARERKTDPGDPGKCPVWDIHKVFNHDEDEKAGLASGCRAGSIGCVQCKKALKEHVVSIMTPIWERRAYYESRQETLDDILWNGADKARVVARETMDAVLKGIGFVPRR
- a CDS encoding segregation and condensation protein A: MIRIDIEGFSGPLDLLCHMMESREIEASSVSVAEVVRIYGAYHAQKGEVPIEAVAHFLVQAARLILDKALALMPQKVTDEADEVWDQEFVEDSPDIEDMLLRYRPYRKAAGLLAELLAETGLRSFRSPLPLPPSYDIGDLYSLSSIWWCLMKSREMVFYDPEDAWEDDHLAGMPAPIPEESQVENRMDLVMDELGNGRIYLSAFLRGRPGASELVVTILALLELSRGNRISLRQEEQFGDVLVLSRR
- the scpB gene encoding SMC-Scp complex subunit ScpB, which produces MTSSFFQEDKGLSVLKRIEAVLFVASEGATVTDLAEAVGIDEKTVLSGLEALSEKYREGSHGIELAFLGGAWHLCTVLDVADAVDCFREANERERIRLSKAALETLAVVAYNQPVTRSEIEDIRGVRCERVIETLLSHGLVRISGRKKSTGSPLLYRTTDSFLKVFGLGAISDLPTVSEIEELRSRREDDDGETQ